The proteins below come from a single Aphanothece sacrum FPU1 genomic window:
- a CDS encoding ShlB/FhaC/HecB family hemolysin secretion/activation protein, with translation MERLLAQTVEITPVLPPSPRNLDPIPPTPLPESPLETIPINPPTPQILPSNSSQTITVQKFRFEGNTVFSEADLERVTVLFTGRPLTFGELLEARSAVTQLYVNQGYVTSGAYIPPQTMDQGLITIKIVEGTLEAINITVEGKLSPNYVRDRLALAGGTPLNVPRLLKALQLLQLNPLISQISAELSASPRPASNILTVKVLTARSFYAKILFDNGRNPQVGEIRRGAELSDINISGMGDTVQTTYYNTDGSDDIEVNYTVPVNVYNGTLKVGFRNLRGEIIEEPLDILEINSDYQKYSIKFRQPIWEAPSQELAVGVNIDHQKSRTRYLEGLPFPGRGSDNNGRNYISTLRFFQEWVTRSEAEVMAFRSEFDWGIDAFGTTVPFDIDVNPITPDGNYFLWRGQGQWVKLFAPDTLFIARIDLQLADRPIVSLEQFSLGGLNNVEGYRQNSLLTDNGVFGSLEFRIPIYRMSKDNFVVQIVPFANIGTGWNSGNAPNPSIDTLASIGLGLQVQYGNVFSARLDWANRLGKELLQNGNSLQDNGFLFTINISP, from the coding sequence ATGGAAAGATTGTTAGCTCAAACCGTTGAGATAACCCCTGTTCTGCCTCCATCCCCTCGAAACTTAGACCCCATTCCACCGACTCCCTTACCTGAGAGTCCCCTAGAAACTATCCCAATAAACCCCCCAACTCCCCAAATATTGCCCTCCAACAGTTCACAAACTATTACGGTTCAAAAGTTTCGTTTTGAGGGAAATACTGTCTTTAGTGAGGCAGATTTAGAGAGAGTCACGGTCTTGTTTACTGGTCGTCCCCTTACTTTTGGGGAATTATTAGAGGCTCGTTCAGCCGTAACTCAATTATACGTTAATCAGGGATATGTGACTTCTGGGGCTTATATTCCCCCTCAAACGATGGATCAGGGTCTGATTACTATTAAGATTGTTGAAGGTACTTTAGAAGCTATTAATATAACTGTTGAGGGTAAACTCAGTCCTAACTATGTGCGCGATCGCTTAGCTTTGGCCGGTGGCACTCCTCTCAATGTACCTCGTTTACTAAAAGCCTTACAATTACTACAATTGAATCCTCTAATATCTCAGATTTCGGCGGAATTGTCGGCCAGTCCTCGTCCGGCTAGTAATATTTTAACTGTTAAGGTGTTGACGGCCCGTTCTTTTTACGCCAAAATTCTTTTTGACAATGGACGTAACCCGCAAGTTGGAGAAATTCGACGGGGTGCTGAGTTGTCTGATATTAATATTTCTGGGATGGGTGATACTGTTCAGACAACTTATTATAACACGGATGGCAGTGATGATATTGAAGTTAATTATACAGTTCCGGTTAATGTTTACAATGGAACGCTTAAAGTCGGGTTTAGGAATTTGCGAGGGGAAATTATTGAGGAACCTTTAGATATTTTAGAGATTAATTCTGACTATCAAAAGTATTCTATAAAGTTTCGTCAACCTATTTGGGAAGCTCCTAGTCAAGAGTTAGCAGTGGGGGTTAATATTGATCATCAAAAAAGTAGAACTCGTTATTTAGAGGGCTTGCCATTTCCCGGACGAGGATCGGATAATAATGGTAGAAATTATATTTCTACCTTACGATTTTTTCAGGAATGGGTGACTAGAAGTGAAGCAGAAGTGATGGCCTTTCGGTCTGAGTTTGACTGGGGAATTGATGCTTTTGGGACAACGGTTCCTTTTGATATTGATGTTAATCCTATTACTCCTGATGGTAACTATTTTTTATGGCGGGGACAAGGTCAATGGGTTAAACTTTTTGCCCCTGATACTCTATTTATAGCACGGATAGATTTACAATTGGCGGATCGTCCTATTGTTTCTTTAGAGCAATTTTCTTTGGGAGGTTTGAACAATGTGGAAGGGTATCGACAGAATTCTTTATTAACGGATAATGGAGTTTTTGGTTCCCTTGAATTTCGCATCCCAATTTATCGTATGTCTAAAGACAATTTTGTCGTTCAAATTGTTCCTTTTGCTAATATTGGTACTGGTTGGAATAGTGGCAATGCTCCTAATCCTTCTATTGATACTTTAGCGTCAATCGGGTTAGGTTTACAAGTACAATATGGTAATGTTTTTAGTGCGCGTTTGGACTGGGCTAACCGTTTAGGAAAAGAACTGCTTCAGAATGGTAATTCTTTGCAGGATAATGGATTTCTTTTTACCATTAATATTAGTCCATAG
- a CDS encoding RNA-guided endonuclease InsQ/TnpB family protein codes for MLNLNYAYRIYPDASQEKELLEWLEICRGVYNYALAERKEWINSRKCQVNACSLHSEYIIPAHQPFPDYYKQKKALTIAKKQYPELKRVQSQVLQEVMGRLDKAFNFFWKRSFGFPRFKKYGQFRSINFPQFTENPITGYQLKLPKIGDVLINLHRPIPDGFIVKQVQIVKKASGWYAVICIQSDVKIPSAKPQGKSLGIDLGLEKFIATSLGELIARPKFFVELQSKLKWLQRKLAKKQKGSKNRLKAIQKVARLHEHIYNTRKNFHYQVAHHLCDQSNIIFAEDLNLKAMSRGMLCKHTLDAGFGVFLESLKHVAWKRDVYFEKVDANFTSQICPNCSVVTGKKELSQRVHDCSHCGFLTDRDVASAMVVEQRGLAALGLGVKLPVEEDVIGDIPKKVSRASRKSPESLIVIWGSPRYTALSS; via the coding sequence GTGTTAAACCTTAACTACGCTTATCGAATTTATCCTGATGCCAGTCAAGAGAAAGAATTGCTTGAATGGCTAGAAATTTGTCGAGGTGTTTATAATTACGCCTTGGCAGAAAGAAAAGAATGGATAAATTCTCGTAAATGTCAGGTTAACGCTTGTAGTCTTCATTCTGAATATATCATACCTGCTCACCAGCCCTTTCCCGACTATTATAAACAGAAAAAAGCCTTAACAATAGCTAAAAAACAATATCCAGAACTTAAACGAGTTCAATCTCAGGTATTGCAAGAGGTTATGGGTCGTTTGGATAAAGCGTTTAACTTTTTCTGGAAACGAAGTTTTGGTTTTCCTCGTTTTAAGAAATATGGTCAGTTTCGCTCAATTAATTTTCCTCAATTCACGGAAAATCCGATAACAGGGTATCAATTAAAACTCCCAAAAATAGGGGATGTTCTAATTAATCTACACCGCCCTATTCCTGATGGATTTATCGTTAAACAAGTTCAGATAGTTAAAAAAGCTTCTGGTTGGTATGCTGTCATTTGTATTCAATCAGATGTCAAAATACCTTCTGCAAAGCCTCAAGGAAAATCTTTGGGTATTGATTTGGGGCTGGAGAAATTTATTGCCACATCTCTTGGGGAACTGATTGCTAGACCCAAGTTTTTTGTCGAACTTCAAAGTAAGCTTAAATGGCTACAACGAAAACTAGCCAAAAAACAAAAAGGGTCTAAAAATCGACTTAAAGCTATTCAAAAAGTAGCTAGACTTCATGAACATATTTACAACACTCGTAAAAACTTTCATTATCAAGTAGCTCATCATCTTTGTGACCAATCGAACATAATCTTTGCTGAGGATTTAAACTTAAAAGCCATGTCTAGAGGGATGCTATGCAAGCATACTCTTGATGCGGGTTTTGGTGTTTTTTTGGAATCATTGAAGCACGTTGCTTGGAAACGAGATGTTTATTTTGAGAAAGTTGACGCTAATTTTACCAGTCAAATATGTCCCAATTGTAGCGTAGTAACTGGTAAAAAAGAACTGTCTCAACGAGTACATGATTGTTCTCATTGTGGTTTTTTAACCGATAGGGATGTTGCTTCAGCTATGGTTGTTGAGCAACGTGGACTTGCAGCCCTCGGACTGGGGGTCAAGCTGCCTGTGGAGGAAGATGTCATCGGGGATATCCCTAAAAAGGTATCTAGAGCGTCCCGTAAAAGCCCCGAAAGCCTCATAGTGATATGGGGAAGCCCGCGCTATACTGCTCTTAGCAGTTAG
- a CDS encoding NAD(P)H-quinone oxidoreductase subunit N: MDFSATIASQLNAGTIVPEGIVIITLMIILIGDLIVGRSSKTWIPYAAIAGLLSSIVALCLTWDLPNPVGFLGAFNSDNLSIVFRGIIALSTVVTILMSVRYVEQTGTSLAEFIAIMLTATLGGMFLCGANELVMIFISLEMLSISSYLMTGYMKRDPRSNEAALKYLLIGASSSAIFLYGMSLLYGLSGGETTLDKIAVNITHLNGGQSLGIAVALVFIIAGIAFKISAVPFHQWTPDVYEGSPTPVVAFLSVGSKAAGFALAIRLLVTAFASVTQEWHLIFTALAILSMVLGNVVALAQTSMKRMLAYSSIGQAGFVMIGLTAGTDAGYSSMVFYLLIYLFMNLGAFTGVILFALRTGTDQISEYAGLYQKDPLLTLGLSLCLLSLGGIPPLAGFFGKIYLFWAGWQAELYGLVILALVTSVVSIYYYIRVVKMMVVKEPQEMSESVKNYPEIRWNLPGMRPLQVGLVLSVIATSLAGILSNPLFNLANESVTSTPILQSAIVNTRISQGEIPPNLPLQ, translated from the coding sequence ATGGATTTTTCGGCTACTATAGCAAGTCAACTCAATGCAGGAACAATTGTTCCCGAAGGAATTGTCATTATTACCCTGATGATCATTCTGATCGGTGATCTAATCGTTGGACGCAGTTCTAAAACTTGGATACCCTATGCGGCGATCGCGGGGTTACTAAGTTCTATTGTCGCCCTTTGTCTGACCTGGGATCTCCCTAACCCTGTAGGGTTTTTAGGGGCCTTCAATAGCGATAATCTCAGTATCGTTTTTCGGGGTATTATTGCCCTTTCTACCGTCGTTACCATCCTCATGTCAGTCCGATATGTGGAACAAACCGGAACCTCTTTAGCTGAATTCATTGCCATTATGTTAACAGCCACTTTAGGGGGAATGTTCCTCTGTGGGGCTAATGAACTGGTAATGATTTTCATTTCCCTAGAGATGTTAAGTATCTCCTCTTATTTAATGACAGGATACATGAAACGAGATCCTCGTTCTAATGAAGCGGCCTTAAAATATCTCTTAATTGGGGCCTCAAGTTCGGCGATTTTCTTGTATGGGATGTCCTTACTTTATGGCTTATCTGGAGGAGAAACAACCCTAGACAAGATTGCGGTTAATATTACTCATCTTAATGGTGGACAATCTTTAGGTATAGCAGTTGCCCTAGTTTTCATCATTGCTGGAATTGCCTTTAAAATTTCTGCAGTTCCCTTTCATCAATGGACTCCTGATGTTTATGAAGGTTCTCCTACCCCTGTAGTAGCTTTTTTATCTGTAGGTTCAAAAGCGGCCGGTTTTGCTTTAGCCATTCGCTTATTAGTAACGGCCTTTGCTTCTGTCACCCAAGAATGGCACCTTATTTTTACGGCCTTGGCTATCCTTAGTATGGTCTTAGGAAACGTAGTAGCTTTGGCCCAAACCAGTATGAAGCGGATGTTAGCTTATTCTTCTATTGGCCAAGCAGGATTTGTCATGATTGGTTTAACCGCAGGAACCGATGCTGGCTACTCTAGCATGGTCTTTTACCTGTTGATTTACCTGTTTATGAACTTAGGGGCCTTTACCGGGGTGATTCTCTTTGCTTTACGCACAGGAACCGATCAAATTAGCGAATATGCGGGATTGTATCAAAAAGATCCCCTGTTAACCCTCGGTTTAAGTCTGTGTCTCTTGTCTTTAGGGGGTATTCCTCCCCTAGCTGGCTTTTTCGGGAAAATTTATCTATTTTGGGCCGGTTGGCAAGCTGAACTCTATGGACTGGTGATCTTAGCTTTAGTTACTAGTGTAGTATCTATTTATTACTACATTCGGGTGGTGAAAATGATGGTAGTTAAAGAACCCCAGGAGATGTCAGAATCCGTGAAAAACTACCCAGAAATTCGCTGGAATTTACCTGGAATGCGTCCTCTACAAGTAGGTCTAGTATTATCAGTGATTGCTACTTCCCTAGCAGGAATTTTGTCTAATCCTCTGTTTAACTTAGCCAATGAATCGGTGACAAGTACCCCGATTTTACAATCTGCCATTGTCAATACCCGCATCTCTCAAGGAGAAATACCGCCAAATCTTCCCCTTCAATAA
- a CDS encoding two-partner secretion domain-containing protein — MKAHDDKTLKCLYLLLSTLIVGDIIATPLVLAQVTSDGTLPTQIIPNNNQLVIIGGVQAGNNLFHSFSEFSVPANQEAFFNNSLTAQNIISRVTGNSVSNIQGLIRANGLANLILINPNGIIFGPNAQINIGGSFLASTADSLKFADGSQFSVTNTQNTPLLTMSVPVGLQFGGNPGSIVNNATNLQLNINSTFALVGGNISFSGATLQVKEGRVELGSVGPNSQVQVTFINPGFVLAYSGVNNFRDISLSGETRIAGNNSVIQLQGNKITLNQADIISTTEGERAAGDLIVNGLESVEIIGSRTSSFVSSLSAEVDSDATGEGGNIIVNTPKLILRDGAVISAGSGGEGAGGTVEINASDSIELIGTGFSTPSLLATNTVSSGNGGEVLVNTQRLSLQDGGQIEAFSLGTGRGGTVRINAAESIAVSGSGIVQNRQLRVPSRITAESGFQDRQLTGVAPGGSLSIKTGQLTVINGGIISASSLGQGNAGNVDIQAGSIFLNNKGIITASSEGTGNAGNLNIEAEQLTLNDLSEVSVTSTGFGQGGNLLIKAPLISLDNNSQLTATSQPITNTRLADLKINPNLVSTNQWSGNAGSLSLETKQLSLNNNSQVTVSSFGLGNGGNINIWADNILLDNNSELTAETASGEGGNIAIMAKQFLILRHHSQISTTAGTQGGGGNGGNIDIMAQFIVAVPNENSDIVANAFAGNGGNIRITAAGVFGIAERRQLTPLSDITASSQFGQVGTIGINRPDVDPQRSLAKLPTTLVDPKNLVTQTCSPGGTFTKGEFTITGRGGLPPNPNEFIPNSPGLTELGYPNRSIPQVEPKEGQPLAPHSMPQSRQPSATQADAIVEAQGWIVDANGKVVLTAQLPSVTPHSHGFMAPTCYDWSTSSLSLDTLPNHAPNRGSLVH; from the coding sequence ATGAAAGCTCATGATGACAAGACCTTAAAATGTTTATATCTATTGCTGAGTACCTTAATTGTTGGTGACATCATAGCAACTCCTTTAGTTTTAGCTCAAGTTACTAGTGATGGAACCCTACCAACTCAGATAATCCCCAATAATAATCAGTTGGTTATTATTGGTGGAGTGCAAGCAGGAAATAATTTATTCCACAGTTTTAGTGAGTTTTCTGTCCCTGCTAATCAGGAAGCTTTCTTTAATAACTCTCTAACTGCTCAAAATATTATAAGTCGTGTTACGGGTAACTCTGTATCTAATATTCAGGGACTTATCCGAGCAAATGGCTTAGCGAATCTGATTTTAATTAATCCTAATGGGATTATCTTCGGCCCCAATGCCCAAATTAATATTGGCGGATCATTTCTAGCTAGTACGGCAGATAGTTTAAAGTTTGCTGATGGTTCCCAATTTAGTGTAACTAATACCCAAAACACACCCCTATTAACCATGAGTGTGCCAGTGGGGTTACAATTTGGAGGGAATCCCGGATCTATTGTTAATAATGCCACAAATCTTCAACTAAATATTAACAGTACTTTTGCCTTAGTGGGTGGTAATATTTCCTTTTCAGGTGCAACTCTACAGGTAAAAGAAGGAAGGGTAGAACTCGGCAGTGTGGGGCCTAACAGTCAGGTTCAAGTAACTTTTATCAATCCTGGATTTGTGTTAGCGTATTCGGGAGTCAATAATTTCAGGGATATTTCTTTATCGGGAGAAACACGCATTGCGGGCAATAACTCAGTCATTCAGTTACAGGGTAATAAGATAACCTTGAATCAAGCCGACATTATTAGTACAACTGAAGGAGAAAGAGCGGCAGGGGATTTAATTGTAAATGGGTTAGAATCTGTGGAAATTATTGGCAGTCGAACATCAAGCTTTGTGAGTAGTTTATCAGCAGAAGTAGATTCGGATGCAACGGGGGAGGGGGGCAATATTATTGTCAATACTCCAAAGTTAATCCTTCGAGATGGAGCAGTAATATCAGCAGGAAGTGGAGGAGAAGGAGCAGGAGGAACAGTGGAAATCAATGCCTCAGACTCTATTGAGTTAATTGGTACAGGGTTTTCTACTCCGAGTTTATTGGCAACGAATACAGTAAGTTCTGGTAATGGTGGAGAGGTTCTTGTCAATACTCAAAGGTTAAGTCTGCAAGATGGGGGACAAATCGAAGCTTTTTCCCTTGGTACTGGTCGTGGAGGAACGGTTAGAATTAATGCGGCTGAATCAATAGCAGTTAGTGGTAGTGGTATTGTCCAGAACAGACAACTGAGAGTTCCCAGTCGCATTACTGCTGAATCGGGATTTCAAGACCGACAACTGACAGGGGTTGCTCCTGGAGGTAGTTTGAGCATTAAGACGGGTCAACTAACCGTCATTAATGGGGGTATTATTTCGGCCAGTAGTTTAGGTCAAGGGAATGCGGGAAACGTAGACATTCAAGCTGGTTCTATTTTTCTTAATAATAAAGGGATAATTACCGCATCAAGTGAAGGGACAGGAAATGCCGGAAATTTAAATATAGAAGCCGAACAATTAACTCTAAATGACCTCTCAGAAGTTTCTGTTACCAGTACAGGATTTGGTCAAGGGGGTAATTTATTGATTAAAGCTCCTTTAATTTCCTTAGATAATAATAGTCAACTTACTGCTACCAGTCAGCCCATAACTAACACCAGACTAGCTGATTTAAAGATTAACCCCAATTTGGTCAGCACTAATCAATGGTCAGGCAATGCAGGTAGTTTAAGTCTGGAAACTAAGCAATTAAGTCTCAATAATAACTCTCAGGTAACAGTCAGTAGTTTTGGCTTAGGTAATGGCGGAAACATCAATATTTGGGCTGATAATATCCTGTTAGACAATAATAGTGAACTGACTGCCGAAACCGCATCAGGGGAAGGAGGTAACATTGCCATCATGGCCAAACAATTTTTGATCTTACGACACCATAGTCAGATTTCTACTACTGCCGGAACTCAAGGAGGGGGCGGAAATGGCGGTAACATTGATATTATGGCCCAGTTTATTGTGGCGGTTCCTAATGAAAATAGTGATATTGTGGCTAATGCTTTTGCTGGAAATGGGGGCAATATTCGTATCACGGCCGCTGGAGTGTTTGGTATTGCTGAACGACGACAATTGACTCCTTTAAGCGATATTACGGCTAGTTCCCAATTTGGACAAGTGGGAACTATTGGTATTAACCGGCCTGATGTTGATCCCCAAAGAAGTCTGGCTAAACTACCTACTACTTTAGTCGATCCGAAAAATTTAGTCACTCAGACCTGTAGTCCTGGCGGAACTTTTACTAAAGGAGAGTTTACCATTACGGGACGGGGTGGACTTCCTCCTAACCCCAATGAATTTATCCCAAACTCCCCCGGATTAACAGAATTAGGTTATCCTAACAGGAGTATTCCCCAAGTTGAGCCGAAGGAGGGACAACCATTAGCCCCCCATTCTATGCCTCAGTCTCGTCAGCCCTCGGCAACACAAGCAGATGCTATTGTGGAAGCCCAAGGATGGATCGTGGACGCAAATGGTAAAGTAGTGTTGACGGCTCAATTACCCTCTGTGACTCCTCACAGTCATGGGTTTATGGCACCGACTTGTTATGACTGGTCAACAAGCTCCCTCTCTCTTGATACTTTACCTAATCATGCCCCTAATAGGGGTTCTCTGGTTCACTAA